CAGCCGTCTCGCCGTCAACTGCGACCTTATTAAGTACGCCGAAGCCGCGCCCGACACCGTGCTCACACTCATCACCGGCGAGAAGCTCGTCGTGCTCGAGCCCTGCAGCGAAGTCTCCCAGCGCACCCTCGACTATCGCGCCGCAGTGCTGCGCAAGGCATGGCCCGAAGCCTCACCCGCACTCACCGCACAGTCGGTCAACGAAGCAGACAAATGTCTCAGTGCGCGTAAACAAGGTTCACAACAGCAGTAACCAGCATTCTCCTAAGAAGGACCCGTCATGGACATCGCCAGCATCGGCGGCATCATCGTCGCACTCCTCGGCATTCTCTCCGGCATGATGATGGAGGGCGGCAAGATCTCGCAGATCACCCAGCCCACCGCAGCCCTCATCGTTATCGGCGGAACGATGGGCGCCGTCATGCTTCAGTTCCCTCTCAACATCTTCCTCGCCGCGCTCAAACAGGTCGCACACGTCTTCATGCCCGGCAAGTCCAGCGGCGAAGAAGTCCTCAAACAGATCGTCACCTTCGCCAACAAAGCCCGCAAAAGCGGCATCGTCTCGCTCGACCAGGACCTCGCCACCGTCGAAGACCCATTCCTCAAGCAAGCCCTCATGCTCGCCATCGACGGCACCGAGCCCAACGAGGTCCGCAAAATCATGGAGATGGAGCTCGACAACAAATCCGATCTGGAAGAAAAAATTCCGCAGGTCTTCGAGGCTGCCGGAGGCTACTCGCCCACCGTCGGTATCATCGGCGCCGTACTCGGACTCATCCAGGTGATGCAGCACCTCGATAACATTACCGAAGTCGGCCGAGGCATCGCCGTCGCATTCGTCGCCACCATCTACGGCGTTGCATTCGCCAACCTCATCTTTCTTCCCGTCGCGGGCAAGCTCAAAATCCGCGCGCATCACGAGCACCTCATTAAAGAGATGATGCTCGAAGGCGTCATCTCCATCCTCGAAGGCATGAACCCGCGCATGATCGAGACCAAGCTGCGCACCTATCTCTCTGAAAGCACCAGCTCAGCTCACGAGGAAGTCCACGCATGAGCCGCAAAAAGAAGCAGCACGAGCACGTCAACCACGAGCGCTGGCTGGTCTCCTACGCCGACTTCATCACCCTGCTCTTCGCATTCTTCGTCGTACTCTTCGCCTCCAGCCAGTCCGACAAGCACAAGCAGCAACAGCTATCCTCAGCCATGCAATCCGCCTTCCAGCCGCTCGGCGTCTTCGAAGCGCACTCGAAGACGCCGCCGCTCATTCCCGGCGGAGCAGCAACCAACGCCGCGCCACTCGCGCTTCCCGTCCCCGTCGGACGAGGCAACCAGCACGAGACGCTGGAGGAGACACAAAGGCGTCTCAGCAAATTCCTCGCCCAGCAAATCTCCTCCGGAGGCATCCCGCCCGGTAGTGTCACCATGCAGATGACCGCCGAAGGCCTTGTCATCTCGCTGCACGAAGCAGGCTTCTTCGCCTCAGGTTCAGCCGAGGTCCGCACACAATCCATCCCCACGCTTCAGCGCCTCGCCGAACAACTACCCGCAGGCCCGCTCCGCATCGAAGGCCACACCGACAACATCCCCATCCACAACTCGCAGTACGCCACCAACTGGGAGCTCTCCACCGCACGCGCCACCTCCATCGCGCGCCTGCTGCTCTCCACCGGCCACATCGACCCAGCCAACGTTGCCGCCGCCGGCTACGCCGAATACCACCCCATCGCGTCGAACGCCACCGAAGCAGGCCGCGCACAAAACCGCCGCGTCGACATCATCCTTTTACGACACCCAGCATCTTCACCATAACGCGCTTCTTCAACTGCCCTACTAAATCCTTAGGATGTCATTCTGAGCGCAGCGAAGAACCCCCGCATTTTGCCTGCGGAGCCATGAGCCTTCGGGGAAGAATCCATGCTCCATTTATACTGACCGCATGGGCCGCAGCGACAACGCGAAGCACTTCAATCCTCTTCAAGCCCTCGGCCGAAGCATCGTCGCTGCCATCTGCCTGCTTGCGCTCTTTGCAACATCTGCCTCCTGCCTTCACACAGTCGCGCACGCACAAGCCACATGCAGCCATTGCACGCACAATAGTCCAGACGATCAGAGCACCCCGCCCTGCTGCAACGCGACACATCATCCTCCGGCAACCTTCGTCTGCGCCGATCTGCATCAGCCTGCGCAACTCGCAACGGCCATTGCAATCCCTTCTGCGGTTCTACTCAGGACCACGCCAGTTTCACCTCAGGCATCCGAAACCCCACCACGTCCTCCACTCATAGCTCTCCGCATCTGATACCACTCCTGACCGCAGCCCTGCGCGCCCGCGCACATCCTTCACTGCACCTCAGGAGAACCACCTCATGCTCCGCGCTGCCTCTGCGACCCTGCTCGCACTCGCACTCGTCTCGCCCACCTCTGCACAAGCGCAAACCCAATCATCCATGCAGATGAGCGGCATGGCCACACCCAAAACCCTCATCGAAGCAGAGCTCCAGCACACTACGTCCGGCACCAGCATCGAGCCTGCCTCAACACCAACGCCGATGCTCATGTCGCAGCACGGCGCCTGGACGCTCATGCTCCACGGCACGGCCTTCATCACCGACACGCAGCAACAAGCAAAATCCCCTCGCGGCGAAGACAAACTCTTCTCCACCAACTGGATCATGCCCATGGCCCAACGCCAGCTAGGGCCAAATGGAGAATATGGCCAACTCACCCTGCGCGCCATGTTCTCGCTCGAACCCGCCACCGTCACCAGCCGCCAATTCCCCGAGCTCTTCCAGCAGGGCGAGACCGCCTTCGGCAAGCCCATCATCGACGGCCAGCACCCGCACGACTTCTTCATGGAACTCGGCGCACTCTACGACATCAAGCCAACCGAGCACACACTCATCAGCTTCTACGCCGGACCCGTAGGAGACCCAGCCATCGGCCCCATCGCCTATCCACACCGCATCTCCGCATCAGAAGATCCACTTGCCGCACTCGGTCACCATCAGGAAGACTCCACCCACATCGCCTTCAACGTCCTCACCGCTGGCGTCACCTGGCGCTGGCTCCGCTTTGAAGAATCCGGCTTCCACGGCGGCGAACCCTCCGAGCAGCGCTGGGGCTTCCAGCCATCGTCCAACGGCCACGCCATCGACAGTTACTCCTCACGCATCACCTTTTCTCCCACGCAAAATCTCACCAGCCAATACTCCATCGCCCACATCACCAGTCCCGAAGCCCTCTACCCCGGCGAAGACCAGCAGCGCCAAACCGCATCCATCATGTACAACCGCCCCATCGGCGCGCACCACAACACCACCTCCATGCCCGGCATGAACATGAATATGGACATGACCACTCCAGCCACCGGCAACTGGTCCACCACGCTCCTCTGGGGCCGCACCAAATCGCTCACCGACGGCAGCAAAGAAAACAGCTACCTGCTCGAATCGCTCCTCCAGTTCCACACTCGCAACTACCTCTGGACGCGCATCGAAAACGCAGGCCGCTCCAACGAACTCCTGCTCACACCGGGCGAGCCACTGCCGCCCCACTTCGAAGAATCCCCCATCGGCCACGTAGCAGCCTACAGCTTCGGCTACGGCCGCGACTTCCGCATCGCCCCACACCTCGTCGCCGCTCCCGGAGGACAGTTCACGACCTACTCGACGCCCAGCGCGCTCGTCACAACCTACGGACGACATCCATACGGAGTCGCACTCTTCGTCCGCTTCCGCATCGCACAATAAGCTTTCGTACTGCTGTTGCCTTCTTTGCATTTCCATTCCGCAGCGCAGCGGAGGAATCTGCTGTTCCCTCTCCGAGCCGAAATGTCACAATGAAGCCAATACCAATGACTCTCTACGTCGCCACAACCAACCCAGGCAAACTGCGCGACTTCGCTGCCGCAGCAAACAGCAGCGTAACAATCGAGCCGCTCCCCGGTCTAAAAGAAATCCCCGCCCCACCCGAAGACGAACCAACCTTCGAAGGCAACGCCCGTGCGAAGGCCGTCTATTATTCCCAGCACGCTCCAGGCAAGATCATCCTCGCCGATGACTCCGGCCTCGAAGTCGACGCGCTCGCGGGAGCACCCGGAGTCCGCTCCGCCCGCTACGCCGAAGACCTCAACTTCCCCGTCCCGCCGGACACATCGACCGACGAGCGCAACAACCTCTGCCTCCTCGAAGCCCTCAGCCACATCCCCGACCCGCACCCTGCCCGATACCACTGCGTCCTCGCGGCAGCCCGCGACGGCGAAATCATCGCCACAGCCCACGGCACTGTCGAAGGCGAAATCCAAAATGCTCCACGTGGAACACTCGGCTTCGGCTACGACCCCCTCTTCTATCTCCCTGAACAAAACAAAACCATGGCAGAGCTCGACGCCCAAACCAAACTCGCTTTCAGCCATCGCGGACGCGCTCTCCTAGCATTGGAAACGAAATTATTTACAAGTTGATCAGCAACAACACGGCTGGTAGCGTTAGTGCGATGAGAGATGCTGTAATCATGCTCGCTCGGGTAGGCGCTCTTGTGCCGCTTGTTCTTTCAGAGTTTGGGGCTCTCGGTCTATTAATTGTTGTGGCATTTCCCAGCAGGACTGGCAAACGGCCTTACGGCCTCATCTGCGGTTTAGCAATCGTGGCCATCGTCCTAGGGTTTTCGCTTTTCAAAATATTTCGAAATCGTTGGGCGACATTGCTTGGCGCATGTGTGTCTATAGCGTGGCTAGTTCTGGGTCTTCAGACTCTCTATGATGTTCGGGTGCATCCTCAGTACAACTCTGGCGATGAAGGATACATTATTGTCTTCATGATTCCTTTTGGTGCCGTCGGAATAATTTGCTGGGTGGTACTGTTCTTAATTGAGCGCCACGCTGATCGCTCAATCAAGACATTAAATAGCGCTTGAAACTGAAGAAGGAAAATTGCCGCTTATAGAATTGGGGGTCTCCTGCTCGATGTCTGCGATCCTTAAAATCGCACAATCTTTACGATAACCGCACAAAACCAGTCCATTTTCTTGACGCTGACCAGACAGCGCGGAATAATCAGCCTGCTGCACTTTTTCCTCGACCACCCGAACCATACCGAACCAAGGAGTCCCTATGGCCACCGCTGCCTCGCCAGCCTCTCCCGCGACACCGCCTCCCCAAGGTATTAAGGGCGGCGTGCAACCGCTCCGCGCAGGCGAGGGAAACTCCTACTTCTGGCGCAAGTTGCACTCGCTCACCGGCATCGTGCCCATCGGCGCCTTCCTCATCGAGCACATCATCTCGAACTTCGAGACCGTCCACGGCCCGCTCGCCTATGCCAAGCAGGTGCTCTTCCTGAACTCGCTGCCGCTGGTCCGTGTGCTGGAGTGGACGCTCATCTTCATCCCGCTCGCCTACCACGCGCTCTACGGCGTCTACATCGCGGTGCGCGGACGCAACAACGTCAACGTCTACCCCTGGGCGGGCAACCGGATGTACCTCTCGCAGCGCGTCACCGGCATCATCGCGCTGCTCTATATCGTCTACCACGTCTGGACGCAGCGCTTCTCGGGCGTCAGCCTGCCGGAGCATCCCGGCGCGGCCTTCGCCAAGGTCCAGCACGAACTCGCCAATCCGTGGATTCTCGCCGTCTACGTCATCGCCATGATCGCCACCACGTGGCACTTCGCCTACGGCACATGGCTCTTCGCCGCGAAGTGGGGCATCACCCCCGGCGACAAGGCCCGCAAGAAGTTCGGCTACGTCTGCGCCCTCGGCGGCATCATCCTCTGCCTGATGGGACTGGCCAGCATCTATGCCGTCGTCACCGCGCCGCCTGCGCCCGATGATGTGATGCCCATGCAGACATCGAGCCTTACTAGGCCTGCGCCTACTACAGTCAAGCCCGGCGCAACGAATCCAATTGAGCCGGAGCAAACTTGATGAATTTCAAATATGGGCCAGTTATGTCGTGGTTCACGATAGGTTTTTTGAGTTGCTTTCTCTTCCTTGGAAGGCTACGTCATGATGTGCGAGTTGCAGGAAACGGAACAGATGCTGTCGACCATATGAATTTTCTTCCGTTTAGCTCGAACAGCGTTTATGCAGCACATCGCCGACTACTTCCAACAAGTCGGCTAAGGAAGCTCTTCGGTTTTGCTATTTGCGCTTTTGTCGTCACAACACTGTTCTTTGGATTATGCCTCGCGGCTGGGGTTTAAGTCGTGACGATTGTCACTACATCAAGTTTGGCTAGGTAAAAAATATGGCAGCAGCAACTCCCAGAATCATCGTCGTAGGCGGCGGACTCGCCGGACTCTCCGCCGTCATCAAGATCGCCGAAGCCGGCGGCAAGGTCGATCTCTTCTCCATCGTCCCGGTCAAGCGTTCGCACTCCGTCTGCGCGCAGGGCGGCATCAACTCCGCCAAGAACCTGAAGGGCGAAGGCGACACCCCCTGGGCGCACTTCGACGACACCATCTACGGCGGCGACTTCCTCGCCAACCAGACCCCCGTCAAGCAGATGTGCGAGCAGGGCCCGGCCATCATCGACCTGCTCGACCGCATGGGCGTCCCCTTCAACCGCACCCCCGAGGGCCTGCTCGACTTCCGGCGCTTCGGCGGCACACTCTTCCACCGCACCGCCTTCGCGGGAGCCACCACAGGCCAGCAGCTTCTCTACGCGCTCGACGAGCAGGTGCGCCGCTTCGAGTCCGAGGGCAAGGTGCAGAAGTACGAAGGCTGGGAGTTCCTCTCCGCCGTGCTCGACAACCACGGCGTAGCCCGCGGCATCTGCGCGATGGACCTGCGCACGATGGAGGTCCGCACCTTCCCCGCCGACGCCATCATCGTCTGCACCGGCGGCAACGGAGCCATCTTCGGCAAATCCACCAACTCGGTCGTCTGCACCGGCAGCGCGCAGTCCGCGCTCTACCAGCAGGGCGCGTACTACGCCAACGGCGAGTTCATCCAGGTCCACCCCACCGCCATCCCCGGCGAAGACAAGCTGCGCCTCATGTCCGAGTCAGCTCGCGGCGAAGGCGGGCGCGTCTGGGTGCCAAAGGACAAACTCGACAAGCGCGCCCCGCAGTCCATCCCCGAATCCGACCGCTGGTACTTCCTAGAAGAGTGGTATCCGAAGTACGGCAACCTCGTCCCGCGCGACGTGGCCACCCGCGCCATCTTCAAGGTCGTCTACGAACACGGCATGGGCATCGACGGCCAGCCGATGGTCTACCTCGACGTCTCGCACCTGCCCCCGGCTAGCCAGCACAAGCTCGAAGGCATCCTCGAAATCTACGAGAAGTTCGTCGGCGACGACCCGCGCAAGGTGCCGATGAAGATCTTCCCCGGCATGCACTACACCATGGGCGGCCTCTGGGTGGACAACCAGCAGCAGACCAACATCCCCGGCGTCTTCGCTGCGGGCGAGGCCGACTGCTCCATCCACGGCGCGAACCGCCTCGGCGCAAACTCGCTACTCTCCTGCATCTATGGAGGCTTCGTCGCCGGCCCCGCCGCGATGCAATATGCGAAGTCGCTCCCCGCGCAGGAAGGCGACGGAGGCGCGGCAGCCGAGCTTGCCCGCCAGAACGAATTCAATCAGCTCCTCCTCAACAACCCCGGCACCGAGAACCCCTTCAGGATCTGGCGCGAGCTGGGCGAGACCATGACCAAGCACGCGACCATCATCCGCTACAACAAGGGCCTCGAAGAGGCGGACGCGAAGATCGTCGAACTGCTCGGTCGCTACCGCAACGTCAACCTCTCAGACAAGAGCCAGTGGGCCAACACCAGCTTCGCCTTCACGCGCCAGCTCTGGAACATGCTCCAGCTCGCCCGAGTCATCGTGCAGGGCGCGCGCCTCCGCGACGAGAGCCGCGGCGCACACTACAAGCCGGACTTCCCCGAGCGCAACGACGAGAAGTTCCTCAAGACCACCAAAGCAGCATTCAAAAATGACGCCCCCGCCTTCGAGTACGAAGCCGTGGACATCAGCCACATCAACCCACGCCCGCGCCGCTACGACGCCGCGACCTAACCTTGTAGCCGTCATTCTGACCTTGAGCAAAGTGAAGCGAAAACCCCGCAGTTTGCTTCGGTCGCCACGAACGTAAAGGAAAGGAGGCAAAAATTGATCAGTCCAGACCGCCTAAGCAACGGTTTCCGCCGTCTAACCGGACATGTCAGGTATACACGTCTTCTATCTGATACTTGCGCTGATATACGCCTCAGTCCTCAGCTACATGTTCGTCTACTGCTCGCGCCACTGAACCGCGCAGCGAACATGCAAGGCGATGGCGCGACACTCCGCCGGGGTGGAGCGGAGTCGATCTCCGCGTGTATAACCACCACAGATTCAATTCGCAAAAAGAGCAAATTAAAGTACAACCTCAGATATTGCACTGACTGGAAGACTCAGCCCTGTTGAGTTTCGTTAAGGGCGTGGCTTAAGCCGCGCCGCAAAAGAGTAGATGAAAGACCGGGGCCGTAGCCCCTGAGGGCAATGCAGATGCCAAGCACCATCAAAGTCGAGATCAAGCGCCAGGCCAACCCGAACGCACCCGCCACCACCGAGAAGTTCGAGGTCCCCTACCGCCCGGGCATGAACATCACCTCGCTGCTCGGCGAGATCGCGCTCAACCCCGTTGATGTCACCGGCAAGCCCACCACGCCCGTCACCTACGACTCGAACTGCCTCGAAGAGATCTGCGGTAGCTGCGCCATGCTCATCAACGGCAAAGCGATGATGGCCTGCTCAGCGCTGGTCGACAAGCTCACCGGCCCGAACAAGGACCAGACCATCACGCTGGCCCCGCTCTCGAAGTTCCCTATCGTGCGCGACCTCTCGGTCGACCGCAGCGTGCTGTTTGAAAACCTCAAGACGGTCAAGGCGTGGGTCCCCATCGACGGCACCTACGACCTCGGCTCCGGCCCGCGCCAATTTCCTCAAGTTCAGGAGCAGCGCTACCCGCTCTCGAACTGCATCAGCTGCTGCTGCTGCATGGAGGTCTGCCCGCAGTTCAACGACGTGACCAATTTCGTCGGCGCAGCCACCATCGCCCAGACCAAGCTCTTCAACCTCGACCCCGCAGGCGCGGTCCTCAAAGAAGACCGCCTCCGCGCACTCGCCGGCGACGGCGGCATCGGCGAATGCAGCTTCGCACAGAACTGCGTCATGACCTGCCCCAAGGGCCTCCCGCTCACCGAAGCCATTAGCGACATGGGCCGCGACGTCTTCGTCCAAAAAGTCAAAGACCTCTTCGCCCGCTAAGAAACAAAGCCCGGTTCAACAGAAAAGCCCCGATGCACCGGGGCTTTTCCCTTGGAAACCTCCAGGCCTTCTCAGCCCGAAAATTTCCTAACCTTGAACCTTGTTTATCTTCCACGCTACTTCGTGAACATCGTATCGTTCGGATTCGTCTCCTCGTTCGCGTGGATACGATTCTGCGCCCGCTTTGCGGACTGCATCGCAACGTGATCCAGCTTCTCCTGAGCGCTCTTGCCTGCCTCAGTAGCTGTAGTCTCGTCTTCAACCGCCTCATGTGAGGGTCGTGCCGCGGATTTTGTCGAATTCAGGCCCTGTGCCATATTCCACCTCTCTTAAAGGGATGGAATGCCAGCAACTGAGGTTGCCCCTGCGCGCTTGCTACAATTTTCCGTCAGACAAAAGCGAAATTCAGAGTAATCAGAAATTTCCCGCAGATTATGCCGTCAAGCTACAGATATTTGGCCGAAATACTTCATCTGGATATCGCCCAACAGCTTGGTACAATTCTTCCTGCTGAAACATTTGTTCCAAAGTAGGTGCCATGAACCGTTCCCGCGTCTTCAGCCACTCGCTCGCCCTGCTCGCACTCACCGGAACCCTCGCCGCCCAAAGCGCTCAATCAGGAAAGAAGATGACCCCAGAAGAAGTCCACCAGTCCGCCATTGTCGTCGACACCCACGCCGACACACCCCAGCGCTTCGTCGACCAGCACTGGGACTTCACCTCCCCGCTCGAAGGCGGCATGTTGAACTACGACTCCGCCAAAAAGGGCAATCTCGACGCGCAGTTCTTCTCCATCTGGGTCGATCCCGAACAGTACCCCGGCGACCGCGCCGCCTTCCGCACGCTCGAACTCATCGATGGCACGCTCGAACAGGTCCGCAAGCACCCCGACAAGCTCCGCCTCTGCGTCTCCGCCGACGACATCCTCCAGGCCCACAAAGACGGCAAGTTCGCCGTCCTCATGGGCATCGAAGGCGGCCACTCCATCGAAGACTCGCTCGGCCTCCTGCGCGACTACTACCGCCTCGGCGTCCGCTACATGACCCTCACCTGGTCCAACACCAACGACTGGGCCGACTCCTCCGGCGACATCGACGACCCCAAGGTCCACCACCACGACGGCCTCACCCCATTCGGCAAACAGGTCGTGCTCGAGATGAACCGCCTCGGCATGATGGTCGACATCTCCCACGTCTCCGACAAGACCTTCTGGGACACGATCGCCACCACGAAGGCCCCCGTCATCGCCTCGCACTCCTCCTCGCGCGCCCTCACCCACGCTGGCCGCAATATGACCGACGACATGATCCGCGCCGTAGCCAAAAACGGCGGCGTCGTCATGGTCAACTTCTACCCCGCCTTCATCGACGAGCACTGGCGCGAAGCCTGGAACGCCTCCCGCGCCGAGCGCCAAAAAGACTACGAAGTGGCTGAAGCGCCCTACAAGGCCAAGGGACTGCCAATTCCCTTCTTCGTCGATGACCAGGTCGACCGCAAGTACGCCGCCATGATCGGCCGCGCGCCATTCGACTCGCTCATCGACCACTTCGACCACATCATCAAGGTCGCGGGCATCGACCACGTCGGCATCGGCACCGACTTCGACGGCATCCCCGTCCCACCCGCAGGCATCGACTCCGCCGCCGACTTCCCCAAGATCACCGCAGCCCTGATGGCGCGCGGCTACAGCGCCGAAGACGTCCGCAAAGTCCTCGGCGGCAACATCCTGCGCGTCTTCCGCGAAGTCCAGGCCGACGCCGACCACACCGAAGACGTCACCATCCGCGCAAAATAACCAGCCGCAGAATCTGTTTTTAGATTGGCTGCCTGATAAGATCTACGATCTTACTGGGCACTATCCGATTCCTGCTGGAAGGACTTTCTGCCCATGATTTCTACATTCGCACCAATATGGAAAGCAAGAAAGTTAGCCTTCGTATCTTTAGCGATGAGCATATTAGAGGTTGCAATCCTTGTATGTATTCGGATGTTCGCAACCCACCCTATGTCTCATTCGGCTCATTCATTCGCTTTAAAAAAGCTAATCGCAGCGACGGTGCTATTGCTTGGTCCAATGGCCATCATGATAGCCCTTGTAGGAGTGTTTGTTGATTCTCGTCGAATGACCGCATTCTTTGTTGTATTCATAGCCGTTGGCTGTTGGTTCTTATCCTTTCTGCAAACGCTGGTATGAACGGCTGCGATGTATTAACACCGCTTGGGAGGTTCACGCTCACTCTTGTTGCCCCAAATAAACATTGCGAGCCGAGATACATTCGCGCCGAATCACCGTGTCATCCTGAGCGGAGTTTGGCGCGCTTTTGCGTCAAACGAAGTCGAAGGACCTGCGGTTTGATTGCACCGCAGTTGCGCCTGCGATAGCCTGTTCTATGGAGTCCAACACCGCATGAAGCTTCACCATCTCGCCCTTGCCCTGGCCATCTGCGCCTACGTGCCAGCGCAAACCGCGCAGTCTTCGCAAAGCACCGACGCACTCCCCGACGCACCCAGCGCCACCCCGCAGGCGCAGCCGCCCGTCGTCCCCACCGGCCCCACCGCCATCATCGACACCACCATGGGCCGCCTCACCTGCAAGCTCTACGACAAGCAGGCGCCCATCACCGTCGCCAACTTCATCGGCCTCGCCGAAGGCACCAAGGACTGGACCGACCCGCGCACCTCGAAGAAGATGCACGGCGTGCCGCTCTACAACGGCACCACCTTCCACCGCGTCATCCCCAACTTCATGATCCAGGGCGGCGACCCGGCCGGCGACGGCTCAGGCGACCCCGGCTACTTCTTCCAGGACGAGATCGACCCCTCGCTCACCTTCGACGTCCCCGGCCGCCTTGCCATGGCAAACGCCGGTCCCGGCCCGACAGGCGGCGGCACCAACGGCTCGCAGTTCTTCATCACCGAAGTCCCCGTGCCTGAGCTGAACGGCAAGCACACCATCTTCGGCCAGTGCGACGCCCACTCCGTGATCCTCGTCTCCTCCATCGCACGCGTCGAGCGCGACGCCAACGACAAGCCCATCACCCCAGTCGTC
This is a stretch of genomic DNA from Edaphobacter acidisoli. It encodes these proteins:
- a CDS encoding flagellar FlbD family protein codes for the protein MIQLTRLNGSRLAVNCDLIKYAEAAPDTVLTLITGEKLVVLEPCSEVSQRTLDYRAAVLRKAWPEASPALTAQSVNEADKCLSARKQGSQQQ
- a CDS encoding flagellar motor protein; translation: MDIASIGGIIVALLGILSGMMMEGGKISQITQPTAALIVIGGTMGAVMLQFPLNIFLAALKQVAHVFMPGKSSGEEVLKQIVTFANKARKSGIVSLDQDLATVEDPFLKQALMLAIDGTEPNEVRKIMEMELDNKSDLEEKIPQVFEAAGGYSPTVGIIGAVLGLIQVMQHLDNITEVGRGIAVAFVATIYGVAFANLIFLPVAGKLKIRAHHEHLIKEMMLEGVISILEGMNPRMIETKLRTYLSESTSSAHEEVHA
- a CDS encoding flagellar motor protein MotB, producing MSRKKKQHEHVNHERWLVSYADFITLLFAFFVVLFASSQSDKHKQQQLSSAMQSAFQPLGVFEAHSKTPPLIPGGAATNAAPLALPVPVGRGNQHETLEETQRRLSKFLAQQISSGGIPPGSVTMQMTAEGLVISLHEAGFFASGSAEVRTQSIPTLQRLAEQLPAGPLRIEGHTDNIPIHNSQYATNWELSTARATSIARLLLSTGHIDPANVAAAGYAEYHPIASNATEAGRAQNRRVDIILLRHPASSP
- a CDS encoding non-canonical purine NTP pyrophosphatase — encoded protein: MTLYVATTNPGKLRDFAAAANSSVTIEPLPGLKEIPAPPEDEPTFEGNARAKAVYYSQHAPGKIILADDSGLEVDALAGAPGVRSARYAEDLNFPVPPDTSTDERNNLCLLEALSHIPDPHPARYHCVLAAARDGEIIATAHGTVEGEIQNAPRGTLGFGYDPLFYLPEQNKTMAELDAQTKLAFSHRGRALLALETKLFTS
- a CDS encoding succinate dehydrogenase; the protein is MATAASPASPATPPPQGIKGGVQPLRAGEGNSYFWRKLHSLTGIVPIGAFLIEHIISNFETVHGPLAYAKQVLFLNSLPLVRVLEWTLIFIPLAYHALYGVYIAVRGRNNVNVYPWAGNRMYLSQRVTGIIALLYIVYHVWTQRFSGVSLPEHPGAAFAKVQHELANPWILAVYVIAMIATTWHFAYGTWLFAAKWGITPGDKARKKFGYVCALGGIILCLMGLASIYAVVTAPPAPDDVMPMQTSSLTRPAPTTVKPGATNPIEPEQT
- the sdhA gene encoding succinate dehydrogenase flavoprotein subunit, with product MAAATPRIIVVGGGLAGLSAVIKIAEAGGKVDLFSIVPVKRSHSVCAQGGINSAKNLKGEGDTPWAHFDDTIYGGDFLANQTPVKQMCEQGPAIIDLLDRMGVPFNRTPEGLLDFRRFGGTLFHRTAFAGATTGQQLLYALDEQVRRFESEGKVQKYEGWEFLSAVLDNHGVARGICAMDLRTMEVRTFPADAIIVCTGGNGAIFGKSTNSVVCTGSAQSALYQQGAYYANGEFIQVHPTAIPGEDKLRLMSESARGEGGRVWVPKDKLDKRAPQSIPESDRWYFLEEWYPKYGNLVPRDVATRAIFKVVYEHGMGIDGQPMVYLDVSHLPPASQHKLEGILEIYEKFVGDDPRKVPMKIFPGMHYTMGGLWVDNQQQTNIPGVFAAGEADCSIHGANRLGANSLLSCIYGGFVAGPAAMQYAKSLPAQEGDGGAAAELARQNEFNQLLLNNPGTENPFRIWRELGETMTKHATIIRYNKGLEEADAKIVELLGRYRNVNLSDKSQWANTSFAFTRQLWNMLQLARVIVQGARLRDESRGAHYKPDFPERNDEKFLKTTKAAFKNDAPAFEYEAVDISHINPRPRRYDAAT
- the sdhB gene encoding succinate dehydrogenase iron-sulfur subunit, translated to MPSTIKVEIKRQANPNAPATTEKFEVPYRPGMNITSLLGEIALNPVDVTGKPTTPVTYDSNCLEEICGSCAMLINGKAMMACSALVDKLTGPNKDQTITLAPLSKFPIVRDLSVDRSVLFENLKTVKAWVPIDGTYDLGSGPRQFPQVQEQRYPLSNCISCCCCMEVCPQFNDVTNFVGAATIAQTKLFNLDPAGAVLKEDRLRALAGDGGIGECSFAQNCVMTCPKGLPLTEAISDMGRDVFVQKVKDLFAR
- a CDS encoding dipeptidase; the encoded protein is MNRSRVFSHSLALLALTGTLAAQSAQSGKKMTPEEVHQSAIVVDTHADTPQRFVDQHWDFTSPLEGGMLNYDSAKKGNLDAQFFSIWVDPEQYPGDRAAFRTLELIDGTLEQVRKHPDKLRLCVSADDILQAHKDGKFAVLMGIEGGHSIEDSLGLLRDYYRLGVRYMTLTWSNTNDWADSSGDIDDPKVHHHDGLTPFGKQVVLEMNRLGMMVDISHVSDKTFWDTIATTKAPVIASHSSSRALTHAGRNMTDDMIRAVAKNGGVVMVNFYPAFIDEHWREAWNASRAERQKDYEVAEAPYKAKGLPIPFFVDDQVDRKYAAMIGRAPFDSLIDHFDHIIKVAGIDHVGIGTDFDGIPVPPAGIDSAADFPKITAALMARGYSAEDVRKVLGGNILRVFREVQADADHTEDVTIRAK
- a CDS encoding peptidylprolyl isomerase translates to MKLHHLALALAICAYVPAQTAQSSQSTDALPDAPSATPQAQPPVVPTGPTAIIDTTMGRLTCKLYDKQAPITVANFIGLAEGTKDWTDPRTSKKMHGVPLYNGTTFHRVIPNFMIQGGDPAGDGSGDPGYFFQDEIDPSLTFDVPGRLAMANAGPGPTGGGTNGSQFFITEVPVPELNGKHTIFGQCDAHSVILVSSIARVERDANDKPITPVVINRITIVRDGQPIPPDPMQPKPVANTPAEPTLHRHTAADTQQ